The window GCTCGCCGGCAGTTCTGGCCATCCCTGACGCGGCCTCGCGCGCATTAGGCGTGTATGAAAACTGATCTCCTCTTGACGTTATGTACAGATATCATACATAGACAGAGAAAGAAGGAGATGGCCAATGGCCACAGCTGCACATTCCGGCGTCCCCGCCAAAGCGCCTAGCCGCAAGGATCTGAGCGGTCCGGCGCTGCGCACCTTTTTCCGCATTGCCGACGCCTGGGGCCTTAAGGAAGCCGAGCAGATGAAGCTTCTCGGGCTCGAAAGCCGCTCGACCTTCCAGACCTGGAAGCGCGGCGCCGTCGCGGCGATTCCCAAGGATGCGCTGGAGCGCATCTCCTATGTCATGGGGATCTACAAGGGGCTGAAGATGCTCCTGCCCCGTACCGCCAACGAATGGGTACGCAAACCCAATGAGGCGCCGCTGTTCGCCGGACGCCCGGCGATCGAGCGGATGGCCTCGGGCAATGTCGCCGATCTCTACGTGGTGCGCCAAT of the Sphingobium sp. WTD-1 genome contains:
- a CDS encoding antitoxin Xre-like helix-turn-helix domain-containing protein, which produces MATAAHSGVPAKAPSRKDLSGPALRTFFRIADAWGLKEAEQMKLLGLESRSTFQTWKRGAVAAIPKDALERISYVMGIYKGLKMLLPRTANEWVRKPNEAPLFAGRPAIERMASGNVADLYVVRQYIDAQRG